A window of the Scylla paramamosain isolate STU-SP2022 chromosome 34, ASM3559412v1, whole genome shotgun sequence genome harbors these coding sequences:
- the LOC135090315 gene encoding large ribosomal subunit protein eL6-like: MVQTKTVRRSVKPGGVRFGKPKSKKVKQVVEKPKTFVEKPIGGEKNGGTRKVRVKKLPAYYASQPNPKKRAKRIKRHTKPLRSSLTPGTICILLAGIHKGKKVVFLKQLKSGLCLVTGPFKINACPLRRVNQIYLIATATKLNISAFGIPKHINDKYFRRVKAKRPKKEEGDIFEQKQEKYVPSAQRKKDQAVVDGLVMSVIRKREDKKMLFGYLGTTFSLRNKMYPHRLKF, encoded by the exons ATGGTGCAAACCAAGACAGTTCGCCGGTCTGTCAAGCCGGGCGGTGTTCGTTTCGGCAAGCCCAAGAGTAAAAAGGTTAAG CAGGTTGTTGAGAAGCCCAAAACCTTCGTGGAGAAACCCATTGGAGGCGAGAAAAATGGCGGGACTCGTAAGGTGCGCGTCAAGAAGCTGCCCGCCTACTATGCCTCACAGCCCAACCCCAAGAAGAGGGCTAAGCGTATCAA GCGCCACACCAAGCCCCTGCGATCCAGCCTGACTCCCGGGACCATCTGCATCCTCCTGGCCGGCATCCACAAGGGGAAGAAAGTGGTGTTCCTGAAGCAGCTGAAGAGTGGCCTTTGTCTTGTCACTG GTCCCTTCAAGATCAATGCCTGCCCTCTTCGCCGCGTCAATCAGATTTACCTGATCGCCACGGCCACCAAGCTGAACATCAGTGCATTCGGCATCCCCAAGCACATCAATGACAAGTACTTCAGGCGGGTGAAGGCCAAGCGTcccaagaaggaggaaggagacatCTTTGAACAGAAGCAAGAG AAATACGTGCCGTCCGCTCAGCGCAAGAAGGACCAGGCAGTGGTGGATGGCTTGGTGATGTCTGTGATCCGCAAGCGTGAGGACAAGAAGATGCTGTTTGGCTACCTGGGCACCACCTTTAGCCTCAGGAACAAAATGTATCCTCACAGACTGAAGTtctaa
- the LOC135090311 gene encoding regulator of G-protein signaling 9-binding protein-like yields MWGRGGGGGGGSHGSLNALGGGPAGGLAGRTMWIPYCSHPDTRNLPIPLEFAGKTECLKLIRELNRETSNYRHLAVGVGGSGDCEQLRDELKRSRRRAQDLARQAKNKLNPYLLETDPVRPEVARLWRILFCCIRVLEQEMLRTLTLQHTFGLHLGPVGLINTGVHEYGGSHRPGPASLEALELPLDDRQALERAEVNQLQKELIDLRNLINVMESSLDLKAWVLDEITEKQLLAAINDDSPSFHDNNESGCSEAESVGAESVNTVQRRRYICYILSCVVAIFLLGTVLGILLALFT; encoded by the exons ATGTGGGGTCGCGGGGGCGGCGGAGGAGGGGGCAGTCATGGGTCACTCAATGCACTGGGAGGAGGACCTGCTGGGGGCTTGGCTGGACGCACCATGTGGATCCCCTACTGTTCACACCCTGACACTCGCAACCTGCCCATCCCGCTAGAGTTTGCTGGGAAGACTGAGTGTTTgaag ctgataCGGGAGCTAAACCGCGAGACTTCGAACTACCGTCACCTGGCCGTGGGTGTGGGAGGCAGCGGGGACTGTGAGCAGCTGAGGGACGAACTGAAGAGGTCGAGGCGGAGAGCACAAGACCTCGCCAGACAAGCCAAGAACAAACTGAACCCTTACCTACTAGA AACAGACCCAGTGAGACCTGAAGTGGCCAGGCTGTGGAGGATTCTGTTCTGCTGTATAAGAGTGTTAG AACAGGAGATGCTGAGAACACTCACCCTGCAGCATACCTTTGGGCTACACTTAGGGCCTGTGGGACTCATCAACACAGGGGTGCATGAGTATGGGGGCAGCCACCGGCCTGGCCCAGCATCCCTGGAGGCACTGGAGCTACCCCTGGATGACAGACAAGCACTGGAAAGAGCCGAGGTCAATCAGTTGCAAAA GGAGCTCATTGACCTGCGGAACTTGATCAACGTGATGGAGAGCAGCTTGGACCTGAAGGCGTGGGTGCTGGACGAGATCACTGAGAAGCAGCTCCTGGCAGCCATAAATGACGACTCACCTTCCTTCCACGACAACAATGAGTCAGGCTGTTCTGAGGCCGAGTCTGTG GGTGCTGAGAGCGTAAACACAGTGCAGCGGAGACGGTACATCTGCTACATCCTAAGCTGTGTAGTGGCAATCTTCCTGCTGGGGACGGTCCTTGGCATCCTCCTTGCTCTCTTTACTTAG